A region from the Elusimicrobiota bacterium genome encodes:
- a CDS encoding response regulator, which translates to VNTATNGKNALEILRELNIDVVITDLNMPVMGGNDLLNVIKNDYPSTEIIIITAMPTVDSVINILKSGASDYIVKPINFDLLLTNLKKIFDKKELLSKLNTEKVLKEKISSLLDDYQDLFISTIKSLSEAIEAKDIHTQGHCERISNNSIAIAKKLSLHFDEIRDIQFAALLHDVGKIAIP; encoded by the coding sequence GTGAACACCGCAACTAACGGAAAAAATGCACTGGAAATCTTGAGAGAATTGAATATTGACGTTGTAATTACTGACCTTAATATGCCTGTTATGGGAGGTAACGATTTATTAAACGTTATAAAAAACGATTATCCCTCAACTGAAATTATTATAATTACTGCAATGCCAACTGTTGATTCGGTAATAAATATTCTTAAAAGCGGTGCATCCGATTATATAGTGAAGCCAATCAATTTTGATTTACTTTTGACAAATCTTAAAAAAATATTTGACAAAAAGGAACTTCTTTCAAAGTTAAATACAGAAAAAGTATTAAAAGAAAAAATCTCATCTTTGCTTGATGATTATCAGGATTTATTTATTTCAACAATAAAGTCACTCTCAGAAGCCATAGAAGCCAAGGACATACACACCCAGGGACATTGCGAGAGAATCAGCAATAATTCAATCGCTATTGCAAAAAAATTATCCCTGCACTTTGACGAAATCAGGGACATTCAATTTGCAGCCCTGCTTCACGATGTCGGCAAAATCGCCATCCCGGA